From Streptomyces qinzhouensis, one genomic window encodes:
- the atpE gene encoding ATP synthase F0 subunit C produces the protein MSALQTLAAVEGNVAAIGYGLAAIGPGVGVGIIFGNGTQALARQPEAAGLIRTNQIMGFAFCEALALIGIVMGFVY, from the coding sequence ATGTCCGCTCTCCAGACCCTTGCCGCCGTCGAAGGCAACGTCGCCGCCATCGGTTACGGCCTCGCCGCCATCGGCCCCGGCGTCGGCGTCGGCATCATCTTCGGTAACGGCACCCAGGCCCTCGCCCGTCAGCCCGAGGCGGCCGGCCTGATCCGTACCAACCAGATCATGGGTTTCGCCTTCTGTGAGGCGCTCGCCCTGATCGGCATCGTCATGGGCTTCGTCTACTAG